CGCAGCAACCAGTATTGCCTTGACCATTGCAATGGCAATTATGCTGTACGCCTACTACCGTGCAGGAAAACTGTTGAATAAGAAAGTGGAGCTGGACTAATGGGACGTACAATTAGATTTAGCTTTATGACCTTGGTGTATGCATTTTTGTATTTGCCAATCATAGTGTTGATTGCCAACTCGTTTAACGAAAACAAGTTCGGTATGAAATGGGGCGGATTTACCACCAAGTGGTATCACGCGCTAATGAATAACGACAGCTTAATGCAAGCCGCTTGGCATTCATTTAATGTGGCGATCTTTTCTGCTACAGCAGCTACTATTATTGGTAGCCTGACAGCCGTTGCTCTTTTCCGTTACCACTTTAAAGGCAAAAAAGCGGTGAACGGAATGTTGTTTGTTGTCATGATGTCACCAGATATCGTGATGGCGATTTCGTTACTCGCGCTGTTTTTGGTTTTGGGCGCTCAACTGGGTTTCTTTACCTTGCTGATTGCCCACATTACGTTCTGTTTGCCGTTTGTTGTGGTGACGGTTTACAGCCGTCTAAATGGTTTCGATGTCAAAATGTTGGAAGCAGCGAAGGATTTAGGGGCAAGTGAGTGGGTGATTTTGAGAAAAATCATTCTACCTCTGGCGAAACCTGCTGTTGCAGCTGGTTGGCTACTGAGCTTTACCTTGTCTCTAGACGACGTAATCATCAGCTCATTTGTTACTGGTCCAACGTATGAGATTTTGCCATTGAAGATTTATTCTATGGTTAAGGTCGGCATTTCACCGGAAGTGAATGCCCTTGCAACAGTTATGTTAGTGGTATCGCTAGCGCTGGTGATCACTTCTCAGCTTATTGCACGAGAGAAAGTGAAATAAGCCAGCCGGTTTCTGCTGCGATTTAAACGCGAAACAGAATGATGCGAATCATTCTGTTTTTCTATCAAAAGCCTTCGGGCAACGTTTGGTTTGGAGCTAACGTCAATGAAAAAATGGGCTACTTTATTAGCTGGTAGTGCATGTGCGCTTTCCTTATTTTCTGCTTCTGCTGCCGCAGATGAGAACAAAGAGCTGGTCTTCATGAACTGGGGACCTTACATCAACAGTGGCATCTTAGAGCAGTTTACTAAGGAAACTGGCATCAAAGTGATTTACTCAACTTATGAGTCAAATGAAACCTTGTATGCAAAGCTAAAGACTCACAATCAAGGCTACGATCTTGTTGTTCCTTCAACCTATTTCGTGTCTAAGATGCGCGATGAAGGCATGCTACAAAAGATCGAAAAATCTAAGCTGAGCAATTTCAAAAACCTCGATAGCAACTATCTCAATAAGCCTTACGATCCAAACAACGACTACTCGATTCCTCACGTTGTGGCGATCACAGGTCTTGCGGTCAATACCGATATGTATGATCCGAATGATTTCCAAAGCTGGGCAGATCTGTGGAAACCGGAGTTAAAAGGCCAACTGATGCTGATGGACGATACACGTGAAGTGTTCCACATCGCACTGCGCAAACTGGGTTACTCAGGTAACACCACCGATGAAAAGCAGATCGACGAAGCGTATGCCGAGCTGCAAAAACTGATGCCAAACGTACTGGTCTTTAACTCAGATAACCCAGGCGCACCATACATGTCTGGTGAGGTTGGCCTTGGCATGCTTTGGAATGGCAGTGCCGCAGCCGCGCAGAAAGAAGGTCTACCACTCAAGCTGGTTTTCCCTAAAGAAGGCGGTATCGGCTGGGTAGATAACTTTGCAATCAGCTCTGGCGCGAAAAACGTCGAAGCGGCGCATAAGATGATTGATTTCCTACTGCGCCCAGAAATTGCAGAGCAGATCTCTAACGACACTGGCTATCTCACGGCTGTGAAAGCATCTAATGAGAAGTTTAAAGATATTGCTCCACTCTTCCCATCTCAAGAAGATCTGGATCGCGTTGAGTGGCAAGCTGCGGTTGGTGATAAGACCGTGAAATATGAAGAATACTTTATGAAACTGAAAGCCAGTCAGTAAAACGACACATGGTTTCATTGCTAATCACTTAGGCAGCCAAAAGCTGCCTATTTTTTTTTATTGCTGATATAATCCCGACCTATTCGCGTCTAATTCGTGAATTTCAGCCTATTTTTTACAACCATTTGCCCTTTAGGGCACGCTAACATGAGCGGAACAGTAATGAAAAAAGCACTGTATACCGGCGCATTGTGTGCTGCTACTTTCTTGCCTACCCCTTCCTTTGCCGCAGATCAGGAACTCTATTTCTATAACTGGTCTGAATACATCCCAAGTGAAGTGCTGGAAGATTTTACTAAAGAAACGGGTATCAAAGTCATCTATTCGACATACGAATCCAATGAGAGTATGTACGCAAAACTGAAGACTCAGGGTGGTGGTTACGATTTGGTGGTCCCTTCAACCTACTTTGTCTCCAAAATGCGCAAAGAGGGTATGTTACAGAAAGTCGATAAAACCAAACTCTCCCACTTCGCTGAACTCGATAGCAACTATTTAGATAAGCCTTTTGACCCGGGTAACGACTACTCCATTCCTTACATTTGGGGGGCGACGGGCATTGGTATCAATGTGGATATGCTTTCCAAAAATTCGGTGAAAAATTGGGGCGATCTTTGGGATACTCAATGGGAAGGTCAACTGATGTTAATGGACGATGCTCGTGAGGTCTTCCACATCGCGCTCTCTAAACTGGGTTATTCACCGAATACCACGGATGCGAAAGAGATTCACGCTGCTTTTGAGGAATTAAAGAAACTCATTCCTAACGTGCTGGTCTTCAACTCAGATTTTCCAGCAAACCCCTATTTAGCTGGTGAAGTGTCTTTGGGCATGTTGTGGAACGGCTCTGCTTACATGGCTCGCCAAGAAGGCGCCAAGATTGAGATCATCTGGCCGGAAAAAGGGGCTATTTTTTGGATGGACAGCCTAGCCATTCCAGCCCAAGCAAAGAATGTTGATGCCGCTCATAAAATGATCGATTTCCTTTTGCGCCCTGAAAACGCGGCGAAAATTGCGATGGAAATTGGTTATCCGACGCCTGTGAAAAGCGCTTACCCTCTGCTACCTAAAGCGTTTGCTAACGATCCGAACATTTTCCCACCACAATCTGTGATGGATAATGGGGTATGGCAAGATGAAGTTGCTGAAGCCAGCGTTTTGTACGATGAGTACTTCCAAAAGTTGAAAGTGGATAACTAATCCACATCTCCAAGAAAAAGCGACGTAGTGCCGCTTTTTCTTGGCTGTTCTCTCTCAACTGGCAACTTGAGAATCGATATGGGCTAACAGCTCTTCCACCAAGCGTGGAACTTCAACGCTCGCCTTACCATAACGTTTTTCGGCAAACTCACTCTCCAGTGCACTCGGCTCAAGGTTGATTTCTATGGTATGCGCACCATGCATTTTCGCATCATGTACAAATCCAGCCGCGGGATAAACCACCCCCGAAGTACCGATAGAAACAAACAGGTCGGCCTCTTCGAGTGCGGCATAGATATCCCCCATTCTGAGCGGCATTTCACCAAACCAGACAATGTGTGGCCTCATTTGAGCTGGCATTTGACAGCAATGGCATAAATCTCCTGTAAGAATGTCTCCACTCTGTTCAATAACCTGATTCGAGACACTGCAACGACTTTTGAGTAGCTCACCGTGCATATGGATGATATTTTTGCTTCCGCCACGTTCGTGCAGATTATCAATGTTCTGAGTAATGATAGTAACCTTGCCATCTAACTCTTGTTCCAAACGTCCCAATGCATTATGCGCTGCATTGGGTTCAATATTCTCGCCTTGCAGTTTACGTCGGCGCTGGTTATAGAACTCTTGGACTAGATCTGGATTTTTAGCAAAGCCCTCTGGGGTTGCGACATCTTCAATGCGGTGGTTTTCCCAAAGGCCATCTTGTGCTCTAAAAGTCTGAATGCCTGACTCAGCAGAGATTCCTGCACCCGTTAATACAACAATATTTTGGTATGGGAAATTCATGTTACATCCTTGCTTCTCGAAGTGGTGATAGTCGCGCGAAGATGAACGAGAGAAAAACTCAGACACTACACACGCTGTCTTTTGTTAATAGAGTAGCACTGCAGAAATAACAACAATAGTGATGAGGGTTAGACGATGGTCGCAATTGTGAGCGTTAAGAGGCAATAATGTGAACTGATACCAAAAGGGGCCGACAATGCGGCCCCTTTCTCACTCTTCCACCGAGTTTATTATTCCATGTTAGTGGCAGAAATCTTGTGAATAGCCAAATCGGCGCCGTTAAACTCATCTTCTTCTGAAAGACGTAGCCCACTGGCTTTGTGGATTGCACCATAAACAAGCACAGCACCGATCAGCGCCACACTAATGCCCAGCAGCGTACCGAGAATTTGCACGCTCAAACTCACCCCGCCCAAACCGCCTAAAGCGCTTTGACCAAAAATGCCAGCCGCAATACCACCCCAGGCTCCACAAAGGCCATGCAGCGGCCACACCCCAAGTACGTCGTCAATTTTTGTTTTGTTCTGTAAGTAAGTGAAGAGGTAAACAAACAATACGCCTGCAATCAAGCCAGTAACGAGCGCACCAATCGGGTGCATGAGATCAGACCCCGCACACACCGCCACCAGCCCAGCTAATGGGCCGTTATGGATAAAGCCAGGGTCATTCTTACCAGCGATAAGCGCCGCAACAATACCACCAGCCATCGCCATGAGAGAGTTCATTGCGACTAAGCCACTGATGCCGTTTAGGGTTTGGGCCGACATAACGTTGAAACCAAACCAGCCAACACAGAGGATCCATGCGCCCAAC
The Vibrio navarrensis DNA segment above includes these coding regions:
- the potC gene encoding spermidine/putrescine ABC transporter permease PotC, translating into MGRTIRFSFMTLVYAFLYLPIIVLIANSFNENKFGMKWGGFTTKWYHALMNNDSLMQAAWHSFNVAIFSATAATIIGSLTAVALFRYHFKGKKAVNGMLFVVMMSPDIVMAISLLALFLVLGAQLGFFTLLIAHITFCLPFVVVTVYSRLNGFDVKMLEAAKDLGASEWVILRKIILPLAKPAVAAGWLLSFTLSLDDVIISSFVTGPTYEILPLKIYSMVKVGISPEVNALATVMLVVSLALVITSQLIAREKVK
- a CDS encoding extracellular solute-binding protein, which translates into the protein MKKWATLLAGSACALSLFSASAAADENKELVFMNWGPYINSGILEQFTKETGIKVIYSTYESNETLYAKLKTHNQGYDLVVPSTYFVSKMRDEGMLQKIEKSKLSNFKNLDSNYLNKPYDPNNDYSIPHVVAITGLAVNTDMYDPNDFQSWADLWKPELKGQLMLMDDTREVFHIALRKLGYSGNTTDEKQIDEAYAELQKLMPNVLVFNSDNPGAPYMSGEVGLGMLWNGSAAAAQKEGLPLKLVFPKEGGIGWVDNFAISSGAKNVEAAHKMIDFLLRPEIAEQISNDTGYLTAVKASNEKFKDIAPLFPSQEDLDRVEWQAAVGDKTVKYEEYFMKLKASQ
- a CDS encoding extracellular solute-binding protein — translated: MKKALYTGALCAATFLPTPSFAADQELYFYNWSEYIPSEVLEDFTKETGIKVIYSTYESNESMYAKLKTQGGGYDLVVPSTYFVSKMRKEGMLQKVDKTKLSHFAELDSNYLDKPFDPGNDYSIPYIWGATGIGINVDMLSKNSVKNWGDLWDTQWEGQLMLMDDAREVFHIALSKLGYSPNTTDAKEIHAAFEELKKLIPNVLVFNSDFPANPYLAGEVSLGMLWNGSAYMARQEGAKIEIIWPEKGAIFWMDSLAIPAQAKNVDAAHKMIDFLLRPENAAKIAMEIGYPTPVKSAYPLLPKAFANDPNIFPPQSVMDNGVWQDEVAEASVLYDEYFQKLKVDN
- the cobB gene encoding Sir2 family NAD+-dependent deacetylase, with amino-acid sequence MNFPYQNIVVLTGAGISAESGIQTFRAQDGLWENHRIEDVATPEGFAKNPDLVQEFYNQRRRKLQGENIEPNAAHNALGRLEQELDGKVTIITQNIDNLHERGGSKNIIHMHGELLKSRCSVSNQVIEQSGDILTGDLCHCCQMPAQMRPHIVWFGEMPLRMGDIYAALEEADLFVSIGTSGVVYPAAGFVHDAKMHGAHTIEINLEPSALESEFAEKRYGKASVEVPRLVEELLAHIDSQVAS